The sequence below is a genomic window from Fibrobacter sp. UWB10.
CAATCCACTGGGCAGGCTCTTTGGAAATCAACCCCTTCAACAGCAAAGAAGCTTGGGTCACCAGCGGTAACGGCATCTTTATGACCGAAGATATTTCGGCCAAGGTTCCCGTATGGAAGTTTATGTCGAAGGGTATCGAAGAAACGGTTCCGCTTGATATCGTGAGCATTCCGAATGGCCCGCTTGTCACCGCCATCGGTGACTACGATGGTGCCGCTTACGCCAACATCAATACCAGCACCAAGCGCCACACCCCGATTATCGGCACCACCGAAAGCATGGGCTACGCCCCGCTGACCGGAAGCCTGCTGCGTACCGGTGTGATTACCGTATACGGCCAGTACGATTCGCAGAACTTTAACGTGATGTATCGCTCCGACGACATGGGCGCTACCTGGGACAGCGTGAAGACAACTCTGAAGGGCCCCAAGGGCTTGGTCGTGCTCTCTGCCGACGGCAAGATAATGCTGCACCGTCCCGACCAGGGCGCAACCGTTTACCGCTCTGCCGACAATGGCGCCACCTGGACTGCCGTTGAAACCGGCACGCAGACGAACTATTCCCGCATTGTCGCAGACCCCGTGAACCCCGACGTGTTCTACGTAATGGGCGGCATGGGCACGCTCTACAAGTCCACTGACGGCGGCAAGTCCTTTGCCGAAGCCGAAGCTCGCCTGCAGAACGAGCAAGCAGGAGTTTACTACAACGGCGGCGGACTCATCCGTACCGTTCCGGGCAGAGAAGGCCATTTGTGGGTACCTGTAGACCAGGCCCAAGTCTGGCAGCCCAAGGGATTCACCGAAAACGGTCTCGCCTACACCGAAGACGGCGGCAAGAGCTGGAACCATTGCGAAGGCGCCTCGACCGCTATCGCCGTCGGTATCGGCAAAGCCAAGGAAGGTAGCAGCTACGAAACCATCTTTATCTGGGGTGCAGCAAAGTCCGGCGATCCGATTGGCATTTACCGCAGCACCGACAAGTGCAAGACCTTTGAACGCGTAAACGATGACATGCACCAGTTCGGCGGTCCGGGCAACGGCAACTTCGTACAGGGCGACATGAACAACTTCGGCGTCGTGTACATGAGTACGGTCGGCCGCGGCACCATCGTGGGCGCCCCCGAAGGCACCGAATTCATTACCAAGCTCAAACGCGTGAACGTTACAGCAAGCACCTTTATGCAGCTTGAAAAGCGCAACCTGCATGTGAGCGCCCCGGCAGGGAGCAAGGTCGAAATCTACGCCGCCAACGGCAAGCTCGCCTTGAGATCCAGCCTCGAAAGCGAAAACGTGGTCAGCCTGAACAAGCTCCCCGTGGGCAAGTACATGGCTCGCCTGAAGGGTGCTAACGGCAAGGTGCTCAACCAGAAGACACTTGTAATCCGCTAATTAACAAGATTACTCTTCCTCCATAATTCCAAATACACAAAAAATTCCCGACAACGAATGTTGCCGGGGATTTTTAATATCAGATTCGATTTAAACGAAAATCAAATGCAGATTAGTTAGCGCTAATCGTATAGACTTCGGTGCTATTTTCCCTGATACTCTTTTCATCGGTCGCATTAAAGAAGAACCAGAGAACACCCGTAGTCATCTTGATTTGGGCACCATTGGTGGTAATAATCGGCACAAAAGTAATGCTTTTTTGCTTAGTGTCAAGACACATGCCATTGACGGTAGACTTCATGGTAAGCATATTACCGCTTACGGTCCATGTACCATAAACCGGATTGCAGTCAATGGTCCTAAGGTCAGCCGGAGCGGCAGCAGGAACATCAAACTGGAAACTGCCATCTTCACTAAAGGTCAGCATGCCAGGAGCACTCTTATAATCGTAACTCGGCAAAATTTCGCCCGTTCCAGAATTTGCCAAACCAATCATGTTCCAAGAACCCACCAGGCAGTCAGAAGAAAGACCATTTGCACATTCCTCGGCCTTCGATGGCTTGGGGTCAGAAGAAGAATCACCGCAAGCCGTAAACATGGAAACGGCTAGCGCAAACGGAACCAATAACATCTTTTTCATAGAATTTCCTCGTTTTTCCTTGAATATAAGTAATTCTTGTTGTAAAAATCAACAACATAATAAAGTTTACAATCTCAATAGATCCATAATAATGGTATATTTTTAGATTAAGGGAAATTATTCCCTGTTGTTTGGAGTAAATTATGAAAAAATTTCTGTTAGGAGCAGCCTTCGCAATGGCTCTTTCTCAAGTAAACGCAGCCCCGGACCCGAATTTCCATATCTATCTCGCCTTCGGGCAGTCCAACATGGAAGGCCAGGGCGATATCGAGCAACAGGACAAGTCTGTCGACGAGCGCTTCCAGGTTCTCTGGGCGGCCGACAACGGCTCTTGCTCCGGCAAGACTAAGGGCAAATGGTCTACTGCCGTGCCTCCGCTGGCGCACTGCCAGGGTGCAAAGCTTGGTCCCACGGACTATTTCGGCCGCACGATGGTCGAAAAGACGGACCCCCAGATCAAGGTGGGCGTCATCGTGGTGGCTGTTGCAGGATGCAGCATCCAGTTGTTCGACAAGAACTCCTACGCAAATTATGCTAGAACACAGCAGAGCTGGATGACCCAGCGCATTAACGATTATGGAGGAAACCCCTATGGACGCCTGATTGAAATGGCCAAGA
It includes:
- a CDS encoding 1,4-beta-glucanase; amino-acid sequence: MFGKMKVLTVALGVGMLATAANAEKYSWGNVRFDGGGFVSAVIFHPKAENLLYARTDVGGIYRFDFAKKTWLPLMDWIDQNDVGLYGTEAFALDPNDPKRIYVLAGTGYFSKGRTAILRSEDYGETWDTSYVEMLAHGNGMGRQTGEKLAVDPNKGNIVLCGSRTKGVYKSTDYGKTWTSLYKVALSTATESSLNGVNGVSFVMFDPAQGKLADGSTATIYIGTSETKDNLQVSHDGGATWETIKGVPTGLMPHRAKIVDGDMYVTFADGPGPYNIASGGFYKYNIAGGTWTDLTPSDSVEHEGSTTKSYEKDKSSYGGVAIDPTDKNHIVISTLGKYTGRHVTIDEKDNYGDRIYTTTDGGKTWIHGQHYNDIPNIDANGTAWIPGNAIHWAGSLEINPFNSKEAWVTSGNGIFMTEDISAKVPVWKFMSKGIEETVPLDIVSIPNGPLVTAIGDYDGAAYANINTSTKRHTPIIGTTESMGYAPLTGSLLRTGVITVYGQYDSQNFNVMYRSDDMGATWDSVKTTLKGPKGLVVLSADGKIMLHRPDQGATVYRSADNGATWTAVETGTQTNYSRIVADPVNPDVFYVMGGMGTLYKSTDGGKSFAEAEARLQNEQAGVYYNGGGLIRTVPGREGHLWVPVDQAQVWQPKGFTENGLAYTEDGGKSWNHCEGASTAIAVGIGKAKEGSSYETIFIWGAAKSGDPIGIYRSTDKCKTFERVNDDMHQFGGPGNGNFVQGDMNNFGVVYMSTVGRGTIVGAPEGTEFITKLKRVNVTASTFMQLEKRNLHVSAPAGSKVEIYAANGKLALRSSLESENVVSLNKLPVGKYMARLKGANGKVLNQKTLVIR
- a CDS encoding lipocalin family protein encodes the protein MKKMLLVPFALAVSMFTACGDSSSDPKPSKAEECANGLSSDCLVGSWNMIGLANSGTGEILPSYDYKSAPGMLTFSEDGSFQFDVPAAAPADLRTIDCNPVYGTWTVSGNMLTMKSTVNGMCLDTKQKSITFVPIITTNGAQIKMTTGVLWFFFNATDEKSIRENSTEVYTISAN